One window from the genome of Alosa alosa isolate M-15738 ecotype Scorff River chromosome 15, AALO_Geno_1.1, whole genome shotgun sequence encodes:
- the pak4 gene encoding serine/threonine-protein kinase PAK 4 isoform X1 codes for MFTKKKKQRIQISAPSNFEHRVHTDFDEHEQKFVGLPRQWQSLIEDTAKRPKPFIDATVITTVEPRKTIVRGTNMGVDGSLTWLLDEFETMSVIRSNSLRYSNPAMQSGQDLGPIHGHQENGEQPPRYYAHGDGHTEGSERTRPPQKQPAPNSRHSRSPHEESRSHPQPRGQEPSKERPPGQHPQHRDKARTKERQSERDPEDQVVMREGGSDRRPKSSYTDRDPGPQSSKDKRPHSGPNIRTPNLPVSDGVIKSAQQTGRPFNTYPCTDNNAWKVPSNQVHSQDLKPGRTKEAAPHNGPSNPSSRPVNSGGKPAVQGRPRGEPQQHHHASHPALGPDLPSGQPMPPAPQQPAPTAPPAQGRSPQREPQRVTHEQFRAALQMVVDPGDPRTYLDHYIKIGEGSTGIVCIATVKSTGKLVAVKKMDLRKQQRRELLFNEVVIMRDYHHENVVEMYNSYLVGDELWVVMEFLEGGALTDIVTHTRMNEEQIATVCLSVLKALAVLHSQGVIHRDIKSDSILLTQDGRIKLSDFGFCAQVSKEVQHRKSLVGTPYWMAPELISRLPYGPEVDIWSLGVMVIEMVDGEPPYFNEPPLKAMKMIRDNLPPKLKNLHKVSPLLKGFLDRMLVRDPGQRATANELLKHPFLSKAGPPSCIVPLMRQNRMR; via the exons ATGTTTACCAAGAAAAAGAAACAGCGAATCCAAATTTCTGCCCCTTCCAACTTTGAGCACCGCGTGCACACTGACTTCGATGAGCACGAGCAGAAGTTTGTGGGGCTCCCACGTCAGTGGCAGAGTCTGATTGAGGACACGGCTAAGCGGCCCAAACCCTTCATCGATGCCACGGTCATCACTACAGTAGAGCCGCGCAAG ACCATTGTGCGTGGCACAAACATGGGAGTGGACGGCTCCCTCACCTGGCTGCTGGACGAGTTTGAGACCATGTCGGTCATACGGTCCAACTCCTTGAGGTACAGCAACCCCGCCATGCAGTCTGGCCAGGACTTGGGCCCAATCCATGGCCATCAAGAGAATGGAGAGCAGCCACCTCGATACTACGCACATGGCGATGGCCACACGGAGGGTTCTGAAAG GACGAGACCTCCACAAAAGCAACCAGCTCCAAACAGTCGTCATTCGCGCAGCCCACACGAGGAAAGCCGCTCCCACCCACAACCTCGGGGTCAGGAGCCAAGCAAGGAGCGACCCCCGGGCcagcatccacagcacagagacaAAGCACGGACCAAGGAGAGGCAAAGTGAACGTGACCCAGAGGACCAGGTGGTTATGAGGGAGGGCGGCAGCGACAGGCGGCCCAAATCCAGCTACACGGATCGGGACCCGGGCCCCCAGTCCTCCAAGGACAAGCGGCCACACTCGGGGCCAAACATTCGTACCCCCAACCTGCCTGTCAGCGATGGGGTGATAAAGTCTGCACAGCAAACAGGCCGGCCCTTCAATACGTACCCCTGCACGGACAACAATGCTTGGAAAGTCCCCAGTAACCAGGTACACTCGCAG GATCTAAAACCGGGTAGAACAAAGGAGGCCGCCCCTCACAACGGCCCCTCCAATCCCAGCAGCAGACCTGTGAACAGCGGGGGGAAGCCAGCTGTGCAGGGCCGGCCACGAGGAGAGccccagcagcaccaccacgcCTCACATCCAGCCCTGGGCCCTGACCTTCCCAGCGGCCAGCCCATGCCCCCCGCGCCGCAGCAGCCTGCCCCCACCGCCCCCCCTGCACAGGGCCGCTCCCCGCAACGGGAGCCCCAGCGGGTGACGCACGAGCAGTTCCGCGCGGCACTGCAGATGGTGGTGGACCCCGGAGACCCGCGCACCTACCTGGACCACTACATTAAGATTGGGGAAGGCTCCACCGGCATCGTCTGCATCGCTACTGTCAAAAGCACTGGGAAACTGGTCGCCGTCAAAAAGATGGACCTGCGCAAACAGCAACGACGTGAGCTGCTCTTCAACGAG gtgGTGATCATGCGGGATTATCACCATGAGAATGTGGTGGAGATGTACAACAGTTATTTGGTCGGGGATGAACTCTGGGTGGTCATGGAATTCCTCGAAGGTGGAGCGTTAACAGACATTGTCACCCATACAAG GATGAACGAGGAGCAGATAGCCAcagtgtgcctgtctgtgctaAAAGCACTTGCTGTTCTTCACAGCCAGGGCGTCATTCACAGAGATATCAAGAGTGACTCCATCCTACTCACTCAAGACGGAAGG ATAAAGTTGTCAGACTTTGGCTTCTGTGCCCAGGTGTCAAAAGAGGTTCAGCATCGCAAGTCTCTAGTCGGTACTCCATACTGGATGGCACCGGAACTAATCTCCAGACTTCCCTATGGACCTGAG GTGGACATCTGGTCTCTGGGAGTGATGGTAATTGAGATGGTGGATGGAGAGCCCCCATATTTTAACGAGCCCCCTCTTAAAGCCATGAAGATGATCCGTGACAACCTTCCACCCAAGCTGAAGAACCTCCATAAG GTGTCACCACTGCTGAAGGGCTTCTTGGATCGCATGCTGGTGAGGGACCCCGGTCAGAGAGCTACAGCCAACGAGCTCCTCAAGCACCCCTTCCTAAGCAAAGCAGGTCCGCCTTCCTGCATCGTTCCGCTCATGCGGCAGAACCGCATGAGATGA
- the sae1 gene encoding SUMO-activating enzyme subunit 1: MIDMIEKEDTIISEEEAAQYDRQIRLWGLDAQKRLRGSHVLLVGLGGLGAEVAKNLILAGVKGLTLLDHEQVNEECCQAQFLIPVSARGQNRAQASLERAQALNPMVEVKADTQNVESKPDEFFLQFDAVCLTRCSWKLMMRVDQLCSQKNIKIFCGDVFGYHGYMFSNLGKEHHYVEEKPKVRKITEEASDGPEAKKAKVDPNETTMVKKTASFCSLKEAFEVDWTSDKAKKSIKRTPKDYFLLQVLLKFRSDKGRDPQPAKFTEDSERLLQLCEDVLQSKGLQGDLLPQDFTSYCFSEMAPVCAVVGGVLGQEVVKALSQRDAPHRNFFFFDGVNGSGVVDYFGRE; encoded by the exons ATGATCGATATGATTGAGAAAGAAGACACCATTATCAGCGAAGAGGAAGCTGCTCAGTATGACCGTCAGATCCGTTTGTGGGGACTGGATGCACAAAAGAG ACTGCGAGGATCTCATGTGCTCCTGGTTGGACTTGGGGGTTTGGGTGCTGAAGTGGCAAAGAATCTAATTCTGGCTGGGGTTAAAGGTTTAACCTTACTGGACCATGAACAG GTGAACGAGGAGTGTTGCCAGGCCCAGTTCCTGATACCAGTGTCCGCACGTGGCCAGAACCGAGCTCAAGCGTCTCTGGAGCGGGCCCAGGCGCTCAACCCCATGGTGGAAGTCAAAGCAGACACACAAAATGTGGAGTCCAAACCCGACGAGTTCTTCCTGCAGTTTGATGCA GTTTGTTTAACACGATGCTCATGGAAGCTCATGATGCGGGTGGACCAACTCTGTTCCCAGAAGAACATAAAGATTTTCTGTGGAGATGTCTTCGGTTATCATGGCTATATGTTTTCAAATTTGGGCAAAGAACATCATTATGTTGA AGAAAAGCCCAAAGTGCGGAAAATCACAGAGGAAGCCTCAGATGGACCTGAAGCAAAGAAAGCGAAGGTTGACCCCAACGAGACCACCATGGTTAAAAAG ACGGCTAGTTTCTGCTCCTTGAAAGAGGCTTTTGAAGTTGATTGGACAAGTGATAAAGCTAAAAAGAGCATCAAGCGCACGCCAAAGGACTACTTCCTCCTGCAAG TGCTGTTGAAGTTTCGTTCGGATAAGGGCCGCGACCCCCAGCCTGCTAAGTTCACAGAGGACTCTGAGCGGCTATTGCAGTTGTGTGAGGACGTGCTACAGTCCAAGGGTCTCCAGGGTGACCTCCTACCACAGGACTTCACCAG TTACTGCTTCTCCGAGATGGCGCCGGTATGTGCTGTGGTTGGTGGAGTGCTCGGCCAAGAAGTTGTTAAG GCCCTGTCCCAAAGAGACGCTCCACATCGGAACTTCTTTTTCTTTGATGGTGTCAATGGAAGTGGTGTGGTGGACTATTTTGGTAGGGAGTGA
- the clrn1 gene encoding clarin-1 encodes MANRQKKIIFSVSGFLCFACVLIVVAAMGTHFWIKGTVLCKTGAQLVNASGPELDKFIGKVSYGLFHGQRVKQCGLGGRPFRFSFFPDLLDAIPANLHISVIFFCGVLILFSCISTAFFVYNAFGSPYETLQGPLGLYLWNFISCFCSCLVMILFAAEVKLHRLSERIANFNEGNFLYKTYTEQYDRSFWLIFLSFLIHGLNILLIRLAGFQFPFQEAKEPDLSTGASDLMY; translated from the exons ATGGCGAATCGtcaaaagaaaataatattttcaGTAAGCGGTTTTCTATGTTTCGCCTGCGTTCTGATAGTCGTCGCAGCGATGGGTACACACTTTTGGATCAAGGGAACCGTTCTTTGTAAAACAGGCGCGCAGTTGGTGAACGCTTCCGGCCCAGAGCTGGATAAATTTATTGGGAAGGTGAGCTACGGACTTTTTCACGGGCAACGTGTGAAGCAGTGTGGCCTGGGTGGAAGACCTTTCCGATTTTCAT TCTTTCCTGACCTGTTGGATGCCATCCCAGCCAATCTCCACATCAGTGTGATCTTCTTCTGTGGTGTGCTCATACTCTTCTCCTGCATTTCCACGGCCTTCTTTGTGTACAATGCCTTTGGCAGCCCCTATGAGACGCTACAAGGCCCACTTGGACTGTACCTGTGGAACTTCATCAGCT GTTTCTGCAGCTGTCTGGTCATGATCCTATTTGCTGCTGAGGTGAAGCTCCATCGCCTCTCTGAACGCATCGCTAACTTCAACGAGGGCAACTTTCTTTACAAGACCTACACGGAGCAGTATGACCGCTCTTTCTGGCTtatcttcctctccttcctcatACACGGCCTCAACATCCTACTGATACGCCTCGCTGGATTTCAGTTTCCTTTCCAGGAGGCCAAAGAGCCTGACCTAAGCACTGGGGCATCAGATCTCATGTACTAA
- the pak4 gene encoding serine/threonine-protein kinase PAK 4 isoform X2, producing the protein MFTKKKKQRIQISAPSNFEHRVHTDFDEHEQKFVGLPRQWQSLIEDTAKRPKPFIDATVITTVEPRKTIVRGTNMGVDGSLTWLLDEFETMSVIRSNSLRYSNPAMQSGQDLGPIHGHQENGEQPPRYYAHGDGHTEGSERTRPPQKQPAPNSRHSRSPHEESRSHPQPRGQEPSKERPPGQHPQHRDKARTKERQSERDPEDQVVMREGGSDRRPKSSYTDRDPGPQSSKDKRPHSGPNIRTPNLPVSDGVIKSAQQTGRPFNTYPCTDNNAWKVPSNQDLKPGRTKEAAPHNGPSNPSSRPVNSGGKPAVQGRPRGEPQQHHHASHPALGPDLPSGQPMPPAPQQPAPTAPPAQGRSPQREPQRVTHEQFRAALQMVVDPGDPRTYLDHYIKIGEGSTGIVCIATVKSTGKLVAVKKMDLRKQQRRELLFNEVVIMRDYHHENVVEMYNSYLVGDELWVVMEFLEGGALTDIVTHTRMNEEQIATVCLSVLKALAVLHSQGVIHRDIKSDSILLTQDGRIKLSDFGFCAQVSKEVQHRKSLVGTPYWMAPELISRLPYGPEVDIWSLGVMVIEMVDGEPPYFNEPPLKAMKMIRDNLPPKLKNLHKVSPLLKGFLDRMLVRDPGQRATANELLKHPFLSKAGPPSCIVPLMRQNRMR; encoded by the exons ATGTTTACCAAGAAAAAGAAACAGCGAATCCAAATTTCTGCCCCTTCCAACTTTGAGCACCGCGTGCACACTGACTTCGATGAGCACGAGCAGAAGTTTGTGGGGCTCCCACGTCAGTGGCAGAGTCTGATTGAGGACACGGCTAAGCGGCCCAAACCCTTCATCGATGCCACGGTCATCACTACAGTAGAGCCGCGCAAG ACCATTGTGCGTGGCACAAACATGGGAGTGGACGGCTCCCTCACCTGGCTGCTGGACGAGTTTGAGACCATGTCGGTCATACGGTCCAACTCCTTGAGGTACAGCAACCCCGCCATGCAGTCTGGCCAGGACTTGGGCCCAATCCATGGCCATCAAGAGAATGGAGAGCAGCCACCTCGATACTACGCACATGGCGATGGCCACACGGAGGGTTCTGAAAG GACGAGACCTCCACAAAAGCAACCAGCTCCAAACAGTCGTCATTCGCGCAGCCCACACGAGGAAAGCCGCTCCCACCCACAACCTCGGGGTCAGGAGCCAAGCAAGGAGCGACCCCCGGGCcagcatccacagcacagagacaAAGCACGGACCAAGGAGAGGCAAAGTGAACGTGACCCAGAGGACCAGGTGGTTATGAGGGAGGGCGGCAGCGACAGGCGGCCCAAATCCAGCTACACGGATCGGGACCCGGGCCCCCAGTCCTCCAAGGACAAGCGGCCACACTCGGGGCCAAACATTCGTACCCCCAACCTGCCTGTCAGCGATGGGGTGATAAAGTCTGCACAGCAAACAGGCCGGCCCTTCAATACGTACCCCTGCACGGACAACAATGCTTGGAAAGTCCCCAGTAACCAG GATCTAAAACCGGGTAGAACAAAGGAGGCCGCCCCTCACAACGGCCCCTCCAATCCCAGCAGCAGACCTGTGAACAGCGGGGGGAAGCCAGCTGTGCAGGGCCGGCCACGAGGAGAGccccagcagcaccaccacgcCTCACATCCAGCCCTGGGCCCTGACCTTCCCAGCGGCCAGCCCATGCCCCCCGCGCCGCAGCAGCCTGCCCCCACCGCCCCCCCTGCACAGGGCCGCTCCCCGCAACGGGAGCCCCAGCGGGTGACGCACGAGCAGTTCCGCGCGGCACTGCAGATGGTGGTGGACCCCGGAGACCCGCGCACCTACCTGGACCACTACATTAAGATTGGGGAAGGCTCCACCGGCATCGTCTGCATCGCTACTGTCAAAAGCACTGGGAAACTGGTCGCCGTCAAAAAGATGGACCTGCGCAAACAGCAACGACGTGAGCTGCTCTTCAACGAG gtgGTGATCATGCGGGATTATCACCATGAGAATGTGGTGGAGATGTACAACAGTTATTTGGTCGGGGATGAACTCTGGGTGGTCATGGAATTCCTCGAAGGTGGAGCGTTAACAGACATTGTCACCCATACAAG GATGAACGAGGAGCAGATAGCCAcagtgtgcctgtctgtgctaAAAGCACTTGCTGTTCTTCACAGCCAGGGCGTCATTCACAGAGATATCAAGAGTGACTCCATCCTACTCACTCAAGACGGAAGG ATAAAGTTGTCAGACTTTGGCTTCTGTGCCCAGGTGTCAAAAGAGGTTCAGCATCGCAAGTCTCTAGTCGGTACTCCATACTGGATGGCACCGGAACTAATCTCCAGACTTCCCTATGGACCTGAG GTGGACATCTGGTCTCTGGGAGTGATGGTAATTGAGATGGTGGATGGAGAGCCCCCATATTTTAACGAGCCCCCTCTTAAAGCCATGAAGATGATCCGTGACAACCTTCCACCCAAGCTGAAGAACCTCCATAAG GTGTCACCACTGCTGAAGGGCTTCTTGGATCGCATGCTGGTGAGGGACCCCGGTCAGAGAGCTACAGCCAACGAGCTCCTCAAGCACCCCTTCCTAAGCAAAGCAGGTCCGCCTTCCTGCATCGTTCCGCTCATGCGGCAGAACCGCATGAGATGA